In one Salvelinus namaycush isolate Seneca unplaced genomic scaffold, SaNama_1.0 Scaffold187, whole genome shotgun sequence genomic region, the following are encoded:
- the LOC120037780 gene encoding probable E3 ubiquitin-protein ligase HERC3 isoform X5: MCGNKHCIALSKDGQLFTWGQNSSGQLGLGKGEPSTLSPQPLKSLSGIPLAQITAGGDHSFALSLSGAVFGWGKNSAGQLGLNDKQDRSVPCHIKFLRSQKVVYISCGDEHTAALTKDGGLFTFGDGSRGQLGHDSTNNEPLPRQVQELMGSEVSQIACGRHHTLAFVPSSGLVYAFGCNTNGQLGTGTRGDINSPLPVKSSLTGRLTGSPRHMSGPDHYAITKINCGGDHNFLLYSDEKSSTAPEDFRVTNISRSISLINDASLNTWRMKLLDNTDSTITNDVILLLSSTACWNASFLDESDDSHFKTNPKVPGIDLNSVRLLFETLSKPPFARLLEQATKSFESLLIPQLPCSPPDVEAMRIYLILSECPALHDSKNYITLTIPLAMAILRLDANPSKVLDNWWCVVFWIPVDNWWCLVDGGVFSRLVDMYKSIVVFLLTGGKALLVPVFLENYTSATLKLLEKLHKVNLKAGHVEYNRFYIPDITTLVDIQEDYLKWFLSKAEIKMRTPAVQSSVTLCAYPFILNAQAKTTMLQTDAELQMQMAVSGANMHNVFMLLTLEPLLARNPFLVLHVRRDHLVSDALRELTIYSDVDLKKPLKVIFDGEEAVDAGGVTKEFFLLLLKELMDPVYGMFTQYTQSNLLWFSDKCFVEHNWFNLIGIICGLAIYNSTVVDLHFPLVLYKKLLGVAPTLEDLKELSPTEGRSLQQLLDHEEDDVEETFCLNFAITREYYGLTEVKELIPGGDRITVDKNNREEFVEAYLKYMFRDSVSELYQAFSSGFLKVCGGKILSLFQPSELMAMVVGNNNYNWEEMEKNAVYKGEYSATHPTVRMFWEVFHEFPLEKKKRFLLFLTGSDRIPIHGMESLRIAIQSTSAEEHYLPVAHTCYNLLDMPRYQTKETLHRRLTQAVEQYEGFSLV, encoded by the exons ATGTGTGGCAACAAGCACTGCATCGCACTCTCTAAAG ATGGTCAGCTGTTCACGTGGGGACAGAACTCGAGCGGTCAGCTGGGTTTGGGGAAGGGAGAGCCCAGCACCTTGTCTCCCCAGCCCCTCAAGTCTCTGTCAGGTATCCCCCTGGCTCAGATCACCGCTGGGGGAGACCACAGCTTCGCCCTGTCCCTCTCTGGAGCCGTGTTCGGCTGGGGCAAGAACAGCGCCGGACAGCTGGGGCTAAATGACAAACAGG ACCGGTCTGTCCCTTGCCACATCAAGTTCCTCAGATCCCAAAAAGTGGTTTATATCAGCTGTGGAGACGAGCATACAGCTGCCCTCACCAAG GATGGGGGTTTGTTTACGTTTGGGGACGGCTCTCGTGGTCAACTGGGTCATGACTCCACCAACAACGAGCCTCTACCCAGACAGGTGCAGGAGCTGATGGGCAGCGAGGTTTCCCAGATTGCCTGTGGCAG ACACCACACCCTGGCGTTTGTGCCTTCCTCCGGTCTGGTGTATGCTTTCGGTTGTAACACAAATGGTCAGCTGGGCACTGGGACACGAGGTGACATCAATAGCCCACTTCCTGTCAAAAGCAGCCTCACAGGAAGGCTCACAGGAAGTCCTCGTCATATGTCAG GGCCAGATCATTATGCCATTACAAAAATCAACTGTGGAGGGGACCATAACTTCCTATTGTATTCAGATGAAAAG AGTTCCACCGCTCCTGAAGACTTCCGCGTCACTAACATCAGTAGAAGCATCTCTTTGATAAATGATGCCAGTTTGAATACGTGGAGGATGAAACTCCTAGACAACACAGACTCCACTATCACCAA TGACGTCATTCTCCTGCTGTCTTCCACCGCCTGTTGGAACGCCAGCTTCCTGGATGAGAG TGATGACAGCCATTTTAAGACCAACCCTAAAGTCCCTGGCATCGATCTCAACTCAGTCCGCCTGCTGTTTGAGACACTCAGTAAACCGCCCTTTGCCAGACTACTGGAGCAG GCCACTAAGAGTTTTGAGAGCCTGCTGATCCCCCAGCTGCCCTGCTCTCCCCCTGACGTTGAGGCCATGAGGATCTACCTGATCCTGTCGGAGTGTCCCGCCCTGCACGACTCCAAGAACTACATCACCCTCACCATCCCCCTAGCCATGGCCATACTCCGCCTGGATGCCAACCCCAGCAAAGTGCTTG ataactggtggtgtgttGTATTCTGGATCCCCGTAGATAACTGGTGGTGCCTGGTGGACGGCGGTGTGTTCTCCAGGCTGGTGGACATGTATAAGAGCATCGTGGTGTTCCTGTTAACCGGAGGAAAGGCCCTGCTCGTCCCTGTCTTCCTAGAAAACTACACCAGTGCCACGCTAAAGCTTCTAGAGAAACTTCATAAG GTTAACCTGAAGGCCGGGCATGTGGAGTACAACCGCTTCTATATCCCTGACATCACCACCCTGGTGGACATCCAGGAAGACTACCTCAAGTGGTTTCTGAGTAAAGCAGAGATT AAAATGAGAACACCAGCAGTACAG agctcagtgactttatgTGCCTACCCGTTCATACTGAACGCCCAAGCCAAGACCACCATGCTGCAAACTGACGCTGAGCTACAGATGCAG ATGGCGGTGAGCGGGGCCAACATGCATAACGTTTTCATGCTGCTGACGCTGGAACCCCTCCTGGCGCGGAACCCCTTCCTGGTGCTCCACGTACGCAGGGACCACTTAGTGAGCGACGCGCTGAGAGAGCTCACCATCTACTCTGACGTCGACCTCAAGAAGCCCCTCAAG gTGATATTTGATGGGGAGGAGGCGGTGGATGCAGGGGGGGTAACCAAGGAGTTCTTCCTACTGCTGTTGAAGGAGCTGATGGACCCTGTGTACGGCATGTTCACCCAGTACACCCAGTCCAACCTGCTCTGGTTCTCTGATAAA TGTTTTGTAGAGCACAACTGGTTCAATCTGATAGGGATCATCTGTGGGCTGGCCATCTATAACAGCACCGTGGTCGACCTCCACTTCCCCCTGGTCCTTTACAAGAAGCTACTGGGCGTAGCACCCACTCTGGAGGACCTCAAGGAGCTGTCGCCCACAGAGGGCAG gaGTTTACAACAGCTCCTGGACCATGAGGAAGATGACGTTGAGGAGACATTTTGTCTAAACTTTGCT ATCACCAGAGAGTACTATGGCCTGACGGAGGTTAAGGAGCTTATCCCTGGAGGAGACCGCATCACTGTGGACAAGAACAACAG ggAGGAGTTTGTGGAGGCCTACCTGAAGTACATGTTCAGGGACTCGGTGAGCGAGCTGTACCAGGCCTTCTCCTCTGGGTTCCTGAAGGTGTGTGGTGGGAAGATCCTGTCGCTGTTCCAGCCCTCCGAGCTTATGGCCATGGTGGTGGGAAACAACAACTATAACTGGGAGGAAATGGAGAAG AATGCGGTTTACAAAGGAGAGTATTCAGCCACTCATCCGACTGTGAGGATGTTTTGGGAAGTATTCCATGAGTTCCCTCTGGAAAAGAAGAAGCGGTTCTTAT TATTCCTGACGGGCAGCGACCGCATCCCCATCCATGGGATGGAGAGCCTCCGCATCGCCATCCAGTCCACGTCGGCCGAGGAGCACTATCTGCCTGTGGCCCACACCTGCTACAACCTGCTGGACATGCCCCGCTACCAGACCAAAGAGACCCTGCACCGCCGTCTCACCCAGGCCGTGGAGCAGTACGAGGGCTTCAGCCTGGTGTGA